The proteins below are encoded in one region of Primulina huaijiensis isolate GDHJ02 unplaced genomic scaffold, ASM1229523v2 scaffold27569_ERROPOS136363+, whole genome shotgun sequence:
- the LOC140967733 gene encoding uncharacterized protein — translation MNIPHSNQELDTKHASSLVRDSSGYRKFVIANEIRTPEANTFESQTQSRKKSLLWWIKAAVWCSILIITLLVFLKWGMPFLIQKVLFPIFQWEATAFGRPVLALVLLASLALFPVFLIPSGPSMWLAGMFFGYGFGFVIIMVGTTIGMILPYLIGLLFHARIHQWLNRWPKKAAMMRLVGEGSWFHQFKVVALFRISPFPYTIFNYAVVVTSMRCWPYFCGSIAGMIPEAFLYIYSGRLIRTLTDVQYGNHHLTPVEVIHNVISFMIAIIAAIGFTIYAKRTLKDLGTAESNSQCSAIIDSRFELNNITVEKQNPSFVASVP, via the exons ATGAATATTCCACATTCAAACCAAGAGTTGGACACAAAACATGCCAGCAGCCTAGTGAGGGACAGCAGTGGGTATAGAAAGTTCGTTATAGCCAACGAAATAAGGACGCCTGAAGCAAATACTTTTGAATCTCAAACACAATCGAGGAAAAAATCTCTTTTGTGGTGGATCAAGGCAGCAGTATGGTGTTCAATCTTGATAATTACTCTCCTTGTTTTCTTAAAATGGGGAATGCCCTTTCTTATACAGAAG GTTCTTTTTCCAATCTTTCAATGGGAAGCCACTGCATTTGGTCGTCCAGTTCTTGCACTTGTACTCTTAGCTTCTTTGGCTCTGTTCCCTGTGTTTCTAATTCCCTCTGGTCCTTCCATGTGGCTAGCTGGGATGTTTTTTGGATATGGCTTTGGATTTGTCATAATCATGGTTGGAACAACCATAGGAATGATCCTACCGTACTTAATCGGTTTATTATTTCATGCCAGAATTCAT CAATGGTTGAATAGATGGCCTAAAAAGGCTGCCATGATGAGATTGGTTGGAGAAGGAAGTTGGTTTCATCAATTTAAAGTTGTTGCTCTTTTTAGGATTTCTCCCTTCCCATACACGATATTCAATTACGCGGTAGTGGTAACAAGTATGAGATGCTGGCCTTATTTCTGCGGATCAATTGCTGGGATGATTCCCGAAGCCTTCCTTTACATCTACAG TGGCCGGCTTATTAGGACCCTAACAGATGTCCAGTATGGCAACCATCACCTTACTCCAGTGGAGGTGATTCATAATGTTATTTCTTTCATGATTGCAATAATCGCGGCCATTGGTTTCACCATCTATGCTAAAAGAACATTGAAAGATCTTGGAACGGCGGAGTCAAACAGCCAATGCTCTGCCATTATAGACAGCAGATTTGAGCTTAATAATATTACAGTTGAAAAACAGAATCCTAGTTTTGTAGCGTCTGTACCATAA
- the LOC140967732 gene encoding MLO-like protein 13: protein MSGDGSGRSFEYTPTWVVAVVCFFIVSISFAAEQTLHRLGKFFRRKNQDALFEALQKLKEELMLLGFISLMLTMFQTLISNICIPRNLAEVMLPCKLETLHAINGRRLLFKEVLSQSCPKGQVPFLSLEALHQLHIFIFILAVVYVIFCASTMALGGIKIREWTHWELSIRNEASTHHRSLNHMREFMERAGNYWRKFHVVSWVVAFFKQFYGSVTKSDYLALRQGFIREHCPSHPDYNFHKYMLRTLEHDFKKIVGISWYLWLFVVIFLLVNIEGWHLYFWLSFLPLVLLLIVGAKLEHIITELANDAAQRADDTEGTGVRLSDELFWFHQPALVLYLIHFILFQNSFEIAFLFWIWSAYGVRSCIIEELGFIIPRIVVGVVVQVLCSYSTLPLYALVSQMGTMFKQTVFDEFTHELILDWAASSHRSANKMIVESSNSPICVAQETAAAAEPVIELSRPNSSGIAFGWDKD, encoded by the exons ATGTCGGGTGACGGGTCAGGCCGCTCGTTTGAGTATACACCGACATGGGTTGTGGCTGTTGTCTGTTTTTTCATTGTTTCCATCTCATTTGCTGCCGAACAGACTCTTCATCGACTTGGGAAG TTCTTTAGGCGCAAGAACCAGGATGCATTGTTTGAGGCTTTGCAAAAGCTAAAGGAAG AGTTGATGCTTCTGGGATTTATCTCCCTTATGTTAACGATGTTTCAAACTCTGATAAGCAATATTTGTATCCCTCGTAATCTCGCCGAGGTCATGCTTCCATGTAAGTTGGAAACTCTTCACGCCATCAACGGAAGGAGGCTTTTGTTCAAAGAAGTTCTTTCACAAAGCTGTCCAAAG GGACAAGTCCCATTTTTGTCTTTAGAAGCGTTGCATCAGCTGcatatattcatatttattttggCAGTCGTTTATGTAATCTTTTGCGCCTCAACTATGGCTCTTGGCGGAATCAAG ATCCGTGAATGGACGCATTGGGAGCTCTCAATAAGAAATGAAGCGTCAACACATCATAGAA GTCTTAATCACATGCGGGAATTTATGGAACGAGCCGGCAACTATTGGAGGAAATTTCACGTTGTCAGCTGGGTG GTAGCATTCTTCAAACAATTTTACGGATCGGTCACTAAATCAGACTACCTAGCACTACGACAAGGATTTATTCGT GAACATTGTCCTAGCCACCCAGATTACAATTTTCACAAGTACATGCTGAGGACATTAGAACAcgatttcaagaaaatcgtaGGAATAAg CTGGTACTTATGGCTCTTTGTTGTGATCTTTTTGCTTGTGAACATTGAAG GATGGCACCTATATTTTTGGCTATCATTTTTACCTTTAGTT CTGCTGCTTATCGTTGGGGCTAAATTGGAACATATCATCACAGAATTAGCAAATGATGCTGCACAAAGAGCTGATGACACTGAAGGGACAGGAGTGAGGCTTTCCGATGAACTGTTCTGGTTCCATCAACCGGCCCTCGTTCTTTATTTGATTCACTTCATTTTGTTCCAAAATTCTTTCGAGATCGCATTCTTGTTCTGGATTTGG AGCGCATATGGAGTCAGGTCATGCATCATAGAGGAGTTGGGATTCATCATCCCTAGAATTGTCGTTGG GGTGGTGGTTCAAGTTCTTTGCAGTTATAGCACTTTGCCTTTATATGCATTAGTCTCACAG ATGGGCACCATGTTTAAGCAGACCGTTTTCGATGAGTTTACTCATGAACTCATTCTGGACTGGGCAGCATCATCACATAGGAGTGCGAACAAAATGATAGTTGAATCAAGCAACAGTCCCATTTGCGTTGCTCAAGAAACGGCAGCAGCTGCCGAACCTGTGATTGAACTTTCTCGTCCAAACAGTTCTGGGATCGCATTTGGTTGGGACAAAGATTAG